From one Streptomyces mobaraensis genomic stretch:
- a CDS encoding NAD+ synthase gives MARLRLALHQIDSTVGDLAGNAESVLRGARHAAEQGAHLAVFPEMALTGYPVEDLALRSSFVDASRDELRALAARLADEGLGGLPVLVGYLDRCEEARPRLGRPAGAPLNAAAVLHGGRAVLTFAKHHLPNYGVFDEFRYFVPGDTLPVVRVRGVDVALAICEDLWQEGGRVPAARTAGAGLLVSVNASPYEREKDDTRLELVRKRAQEAGCTTAYLAMTGGQDELVFDGDSIVVDRDGRVIARAPQFEETCLVLDLDLPEAPAAAPSGTVDDGLRIDHVTISADPAPAAEPALPGTIAEHLDDDAEVYQALVTGLRAYAAKNGFRSVLIGLSGGIDSALVAAIACDAVGAANVYGVAMPSRYSSAHSIADAEELARRTGLTFRTVPIAPMFDAYMGALGLTGLAEENLQSRLRGTMLMAISNQEGHIVLAPGNKSELACGYSTLYGDSVGAYGPIKDVYKTGIFRLARWRNRHAEERGETPPIPENSITKPPSAELRPGQVDTDSLPDYPVLDRILELYVDRDRGYGQIVAEGFDEELVARVLRLVDTAEYKRRQYPPGTKISPKGFGKDRRLPITNRWRERV, from the coding sequence GTGGCTCGACTCCGTCTCGCACTGCACCAGATCGACTCCACCGTCGGCGATCTCGCCGGGAACGCGGAGTCGGTCCTCCGCGGGGCCCGCCACGCCGCCGAACAGGGCGCCCACCTCGCGGTCTTCCCCGAGATGGCGCTGACCGGCTACCCCGTCGAGGACCTGGCCCTCCGCTCGTCCTTCGTGGACGCCAGCCGGGACGAACTGCGCGCCCTCGCCGCCCGGCTCGCCGACGAGGGCCTGGGCGGCCTCCCCGTCCTCGTCGGCTACCTGGACCGCTGCGAGGAGGCCCGCCCCCGGCTGGGCCGCCCGGCGGGCGCGCCGCTGAACGCGGCGGCGGTGCTGCACGGCGGCCGGGCGGTGCTCACGTTCGCCAAGCACCACCTGCCCAACTACGGCGTGTTCGACGAGTTCCGGTACTTCGTGCCGGGCGACACCCTGCCGGTGGTCCGGGTGCGCGGCGTGGACGTGGCGCTGGCCATCTGCGAGGACCTGTGGCAGGAGGGCGGCCGGGTGCCCGCCGCCCGCACCGCCGGGGCCGGGCTGCTGGTGTCCGTCAACGCCTCGCCGTACGAGCGGGAGAAGGACGACACCCGGCTGGAGCTGGTCCGCAAGCGCGCCCAGGAGGCCGGCTGCACCACCGCGTACCTCGCCATGACCGGCGGACAGGACGAGCTCGTCTTCGACGGCGACTCCATCGTCGTCGACCGGGACGGCCGGGTGATCGCGCGGGCGCCGCAGTTCGAGGAGACGTGCCTGGTCCTGGACCTCGACCTGCCGGAGGCACCGGCCGCGGCGCCCTCCGGCACGGTGGACGACGGCCTGCGGATCGACCACGTCACGATCTCCGCCGACCCGGCCCCGGCCGCGGAACCGGCGCTGCCGGGCACGATCGCCGAGCACCTGGACGACGACGCCGAGGTCTACCAGGCGCTGGTGACCGGCCTCCGCGCGTACGCCGCCAAGAACGGCTTCCGCAGCGTCCTCATCGGCCTCTCCGGTGGCATCGACTCCGCCCTCGTCGCGGCCATCGCCTGCGACGCGGTCGGGGCCGCGAACGTGTACGGCGTCGCCATGCCGTCCCGCTACTCCTCCGCGCACTCGATCGCCGACGCCGAGGAGCTGGCCCGGCGCACCGGCCTCACCTTCCGTACCGTGCCCATCGCCCCGATGTTCGACGCCTACATGGGCGCCCTGGGCCTGACCGGCCTCGCCGAGGAGAACCTCCAGTCCCGCCTGCGCGGCACCATGCTGATGGCCATCTCCAACCAGGAGGGCCACATCGTCCTCGCGCCCGGCAACAAGTCCGAGCTGGCGTGCGGCTATTCGACGCTCTACGGCGACTCGGTCGGCGCGTACGGCCCGATCAAGGACGTCTACAAGACGGGCATCTTCCGGCTCGCCCGCTGGCGCAACCGCCACGCCGAGGAACGCGGCGAGACCCCGCCCATCCCCGAGAACTCCATCACCAAGCCCCCGAGCGCCGAACTCCGCCCCGGCCAGGTCGACACCGACTCCCTCCCCGACTACCCCGTCCTCGACCGCATCCTGGAGCTGTACGTCGACCGGGACCGGGGGTACGGACAGATCGTCGCCGAGGGCTTCGACGAGGAGCTGGTGGCGCGTGTGTTGCGGCTGGTCGACACCGCCGAGTACAAGCGGCGGCAGTACCCGCCGGGCACGAAGATCTCCCCGAAGGGCTTCGGCAAGGACCGCCGCCTGCCGATCACGAACCGCTGGCGCGAACGGGTCTGA
- a CDS encoding multicopper oxidase family protein yields MRTTTRRAVLGAGLASAAGGLLTACSGSNTQSTKPAAYVAPDGKEVDAAEARRHRAGGSVREVRLTAAATTLDLGGRKVASWAYGDALPGREVRLTAGDTLALTLANHLPEPTSLHWHGLALRNDMDGVPGVTQRPVRPGGSFTYRFAVDRPGTYWFHPHSGTQQDRGLYAPLIVEDPKEPLAYDKEWVVVLDDWVDGVDGSTPDAVLAELAKGMDHGGGGGMDHGGGGGMDHGGGGGMDHGGGGGMGGMHHMAAVTPSADDGPSRMLMGATSPVLGGDAGDVAYPYYLVNGRTPDAPQTFTAKPGDRIRIRIVNAGGDTAFRVALGGHRMTVTHTDGFPAEHVETESLLLGMGERYDVLVTAGDGVFPLTALAEGKKRTALALLRTGGGAAPAADVRPAELDRTPLTAGRLKAAGPVRLKERRPDRTLTFELTGSMERYDWALNGRRYKPSERYPVAAGERVRLAFVNRSAMWHPMHLHGHTFALPGGGPRKDTAVVLPGQRLEVDFDADNPGLWMLHCHNVYHAESGMMTLLGYRK; encoded by the coding sequence ATGCGCACCACCACGCGCCGCGCCGTCCTCGGCGCCGGCCTCGCCTCCGCCGCCGGCGGACTGCTCACCGCCTGCTCGGGCTCGAACACCCAGTCCACGAAACCGGCCGCCTACGTCGCCCCCGACGGCAAGGAGGTGGACGCCGCCGAGGCGCGCCGGCACCGCGCCGGCGGCTCGGTCCGGGAGGTCAGGCTGACCGCCGCCGCGACCACGCTCGACCTCGGCGGCCGGAAGGTCGCCAGCTGGGCGTACGGCGACGCCCTGCCGGGCCGGGAGGTCCGGCTCACCGCGGGCGACACGCTCGCGCTGACCCTCGCCAACCACCTCCCCGAGCCGACGTCCCTGCACTGGCACGGGCTCGCCCTGCGCAACGACATGGACGGCGTCCCGGGCGTCACCCAGCGGCCCGTCCGCCCCGGCGGCTCGTTCACGTACCGCTTCGCGGTCGACCGCCCGGGCACGTACTGGTTCCACCCGCACTCCGGCACGCAGCAGGACCGCGGCCTGTACGCGCCGCTGATCGTCGAGGACCCCAAGGAGCCGCTGGCGTACGACAAGGAGTGGGTCGTCGTGCTGGACGACTGGGTGGACGGGGTCGACGGCAGCACCCCGGACGCCGTCCTCGCCGAACTCGCCAAGGGCATGGACCACGGCGGAGGCGGCGGCATGGACCACGGCGGGGGCGGCGGCATGGACCACGGCGGAGGCGGCGGCATGGACCACGGCGGGGGCGGCGGGATGGGCGGCATGCACCACATGGCGGCCGTCACCCCCTCCGCCGACGACGGCCCGTCCCGGATGCTCATGGGCGCCACCAGCCCCGTCCTCGGCGGCGACGCGGGTGACGTCGCGTACCCGTACTACCTGGTCAACGGCCGGACACCGGACGCCCCGCAGACCTTCACGGCGAAGCCGGGCGACCGGATCCGGATCCGAATCGTCAACGCGGGGGGCGACACCGCGTTCCGGGTCGCGCTCGGCGGCCACCGCATGACCGTCACGCACACCGACGGCTTCCCGGCCGAGCACGTGGAGACGGAGTCGCTGCTGCTGGGCATGGGCGAGCGGTACGACGTGCTGGTGACGGCCGGCGACGGCGTCTTCCCGCTCACCGCGCTCGCGGAGGGCAAGAAGCGGACCGCCCTGGCGCTGCTGCGCACCGGCGGCGGCGCGGCGCCGGCCGCGGACGTCCGCCCGGCCGAGCTGGACCGCACACCGCTCACGGCGGGCCGGCTGAAGGCCGCGGGGCCGGTCCGGCTGAAGGAGCGCCGGCCGGACCGGACGCTCACCTTCGAGCTGACGGGTTCGATGGAGCGCTACGACTGGGCGCTGAACGGGCGGCGGTACAAGCCCTCCGAGCGCTACCCGGTGGCGGCGGGCGAGCGGGTGCGGCTGGCGTTCGTCAACCGCAGCGCTATGTGGCACCCGATGCACCTGCACGGCCACACGTTCGCGCTGCCGGGCGGCGGGCCGCGCAAGGACACGGCGGTCGTGCTGCCGGGGCAGCGGCTGGAGGTGGACTTCGACGCGGACAACCCCGGGCTGTGGATGCTGCACTGCCACAACGTGTACCACGCGGAGTCGGGGATGATGACGCTGCTGGGTTACCGGAAGTAG
- a CDS encoding APC family permease, translating to MPLSEQVRDERPPAGRAPDAPVEGPVEEPATGRRQFISWTTLALMTTASVANLRPAPSMALYGLAAVFLYLLPAVVFLLPTALVSAELASGWTGGVYRWVSEGLSKPLGFLAVWCQFAMTIAYYPSLLAYVASTFAYIVDPSLADNGLYVALVIVVVYWSGVLISARGTKAVAGLSSIGLVIGTLLPGAVLVVLGLVFLGQGNPSAAPMDGGHVLPPWTGVASLVLIVGNFLSYAGMEMNGVHVASLRRPGKQFPRAMALATGLVLLIFILPALAVSWVMPGEDLSLTAGVMQAFQGFFDHFGVGWLTKVTGVLLVAAALGGMLTWLAGPSSGLLLVARQEGYLPPVLQKLNRNGVPRNILVAQGVLTTVIALLYAFLPDVSSAYWIFSVITTQIYLVVYLLMFAAVVRLRRLQPARPRGFRVPAVRLVAGVGFAASLAAMCIGFVPPEQFGGQPLWRYLLIVGGGLLTIGFLAPLAFLAFRRPHWAAPDAD from the coding sequence ATGCCCCTCTCGGAACAGGTCAGGGACGAACGTCCCCCCGCAGGCCGTGCCCCGGACGCCCCCGTCGAAGGTCCCGTCGAAGAACCGGCCACCGGCCGACGGCAGTTCATCTCCTGGACGACCCTCGCCCTGATGACCACCGCCTCGGTGGCCAACCTCCGTCCCGCGCCCTCCATGGCCCTCTACGGCCTCGCCGCCGTCTTCCTCTACCTCCTCCCCGCCGTCGTCTTCCTGCTGCCGACCGCCCTGGTCTCCGCCGAGCTCGCGTCCGGCTGGACGGGCGGCGTCTACCGCTGGGTGAGCGAGGGGCTGTCGAAGCCGCTGGGCTTCCTCGCGGTGTGGTGCCAGTTCGCGATGACGATCGCCTACTACCCGAGCCTGCTCGCGTACGTGGCCAGCACCTTCGCGTACATCGTCGACCCGTCGCTGGCCGACAACGGGCTGTACGTGGCGCTGGTGATCGTCGTCGTCTACTGGTCCGGCGTCCTGATCTCGGCGCGCGGCACCAAGGCCGTCGCCGGGCTGTCGAGCATCGGCCTGGTGATCGGCACGCTGCTGCCGGGCGCCGTCCTCGTCGTCCTCGGCCTGGTCTTCCTCGGGCAGGGCAACCCGTCCGCCGCGCCCATGGACGGCGGGCACGTGCTGCCGCCGTGGACCGGCGTCGCGAGCCTCGTCCTCATCGTCGGCAACTTCCTCTCCTACGCGGGGATGGAGATGAACGGCGTACACGTCGCGTCCCTGCGCCGGCCCGGCAAGCAGTTCCCGCGCGCGATGGCCCTGGCCACCGGACTCGTCCTGCTGATCTTCATCCTGCCCGCGCTGGCGGTCAGCTGGGTGATGCCCGGCGAGGACCTGAGCCTCACGGCCGGGGTGATGCAGGCATTCCAGGGCTTCTTCGACCACTTCGGGGTCGGCTGGCTGACCAAGGTCACCGGCGTGCTGCTGGTCGCCGCCGCGCTCGGCGGCATGCTCACCTGGCTGGCCGGGCCGTCCAGCGGGCTGCTGCTGGTCGCCCGGCAGGAGGGCTACCTGCCGCCCGTCCTCCAGAAGCTCAACCGGAACGGCGTGCCGCGCAACATCCTCGTCGCCCAGGGCGTGCTGACGACCGTCATCGCGCTGCTGTACGCGTTCCTGCCGGACGTCTCCAGCGCGTACTGGATCTTCTCGGTGATCACCACGCAGATCTACCTGGTCGTCTACCTGCTGATGTTCGCGGCCGTGGTGCGGCTGCGGCGGCTCCAGCCGGCCCGGCCGCGCGGCTTCCGCGTGCCGGCGGTCCGGCTCGTCGCGGGGGTCGGGTTCGCGGCCTCGCTGGCGGCGATGTGCATCGGGTTCGTGCCGCCGGAGCAGTTCGGCGGGCAGCCGCTGTGGCGGTACCTGCTGATCGTCGGCGGCGGGCTGCTGACCATCGGCTTCCTCGCGCCGCTTGCCTTCCTGGCGTTCCGCAGACCGCACTGGGCGGCGCCCGACGCGGACTGA
- a CDS encoding RNHCP domain-containing protein, which yields MPRRNTDRAQDPARHRSQRHKGRRAQRHKDVLHEHGGHRAHDFKCAGCRLDVSLDAPGTGHRNHCPNCLVSLHVDARIPGDRAASCRGRMEAVSMSARPDGEWMLIHQCLSCGELSANRIAGDDNPLALVRLALRPLQGAGTGIAHRALLTL from the coding sequence ATGCCTCGACGTAACACCGACCGAGCGCAGGATCCCGCACGCCATCGTTCGCAGCGGCACAAGGGCCGGCGTGCACAGCGGCACAAGGACGTGCTCCACGAGCACGGCGGGCACCGCGCGCACGACTTCAAATGCGCCGGATGCCGCCTGGACGTGTCCCTCGACGCGCCGGGCACCGGGCACCGCAACCACTGCCCCAACTGCCTGGTCAGTCTGCACGTCGACGCCCGCATCCCGGGCGACCGGGCCGCCTCCTGCCGTGGCCGCATGGAGGCGGTGAGCATGTCCGCGCGCCCCGACGGGGAGTGGATGCTCATCCACCAGTGCCTGAGCTGCGGTGAGCTGAGCGCCAACCGCATCGCGGGCGACGACAACCCGCTCGCCCTGGTGCGTCTGGCCCTCAGACCGCTCCAGGGCGCGGGCACCGGCATCGCCCACCGCGCGCTGCTCACCCTGTAA
- a CDS encoding RNHCP domain-containing protein has translation MPDFSARSTRVSINNTLNTLAVETFTCAWCGLTVTATTDGTRRNHCPSCLHSRHVTDHVEGGPSNCHGRMTPISIAVLRTGDWMLIHRCVRCDELTSNPVCTDDNQLVLMRMAVRPLAQPPFPLEALGTL, from the coding sequence ATGCCTGACTTCTCAGCAAGGAGCACCCGGGTGTCCATCAACAACACCCTCAACACCCTCGCCGTCGAAACCTTCACCTGCGCGTGGTGCGGCCTGACCGTGACCGCGACCACGGACGGAACTCGTCGCAACCACTGCCCGTCGTGTCTGCACTCGCGGCACGTCACCGACCACGTCGAGGGCGGCCCCAGCAACTGCCACGGCCGGATGACGCCGATCTCCATCGCCGTGCTGCGCACCGGCGACTGGATGCTCATCCACCGCTGCGTACGCTGCGACGAACTCACCTCCAACCCCGTCTGCACGGACGACAACCAGCTCGTCCTGATGCGCATGGCCGTCCGCCCGCTCGCCCAACCGCCGTTCCCGCTCGAAGCACTCGGCACCCTGTAA
- a CDS encoding MerR family transcriptional regulator, translating to MTYTVGQVSGFAGVTVRTLHHYDRTGLLSPSERSAAGYRLYSEADLARLQQILFYRELGFSLEEIAAILENPQANAIDQLRARHKLLSEQIGRLRRLVEVAERAMEVQETGVALTPGERFDVFGEVAFDLSYATEAALKWRDSDKHRQSLASAAAHSKDDWRAIMSEMTEWRRELCAVFDAGEPADGTRAMDLAEAHRGHLDRWFMSCPPETHVRVADDFATDPRAFALLVPPSEQRPGLAAYVRTAVRANAARHGAEEEAR from the coding sequence ATGACGTACACCGTCGGACAGGTCTCGGGCTTCGCCGGCGTCACCGTGCGAACCCTCCACCACTACGACCGCACCGGGTTGCTCAGCCCCAGTGAGCGCAGCGCGGCCGGCTACCGGCTCTACAGCGAGGCCGACCTGGCCCGCCTCCAGCAGATCCTGTTCTACCGGGAACTCGGCTTCTCCCTGGAGGAGATCGCCGCCATCCTGGAGAACCCCCAGGCCAACGCCATCGACCAGCTGCGTGCCCGGCACAAGCTGCTCAGCGAGCAGATCGGCCGGCTGCGGCGGCTGGTGGAGGTCGCCGAGCGGGCGATGGAGGTGCAGGAGACCGGTGTCGCGCTGACGCCGGGCGAGCGCTTCGACGTGTTCGGCGAGGTGGCCTTCGACCTGAGCTACGCCACCGAGGCCGCCCTCAAATGGCGGGACAGCGACAAGCACCGGCAGTCCCTGGCCAGCGCCGCCGCCCACAGCAAGGACGACTGGCGGGCCATCATGAGCGAAATGACGGAGTGGCGGCGGGAGCTGTGCGCCGTCTTCGACGCCGGTGAGCCCGCGGACGGCACGCGGGCCATGGACCTGGCCGAGGCGCACCGGGGACACCTCGACCGCTGGTTCATGTCCTGCCCGCCCGAGACGCACGTCCGCGTCGCCGACGACTTCGCCACCGACCCGCGCGCGTTCGCCCTGCTGGTGCCGCCCTCCGAACAGCGGCCGGGCCTGGCCGCGTACGTGCGGACGGCCGTCCGCGCCAACGCCGCCCGGCACGGGGCCGAGGAGGAGGCGCGGTGA
- a CDS encoding glycosyltransferase yields the protein MRILITAAGSRGDVAPYTGLGARLRADGHDVTVATDELFAPLVRAAGLSFRSLPADPRTGGQAEGKRQLMSAAAAFAARLGQGMAEAVTGAGGGADLLLLSTTTAPLGWHLAEATGIRSLDVHLTPNAPTGDFPPVVSGTRSLGRWGNRAVGRFSLRVTDRLFAGAARTLRAELGLPPAEQAAVRRRQEESDRPVLYGFSEALVERPSDWHPRHTVTGTWWPHRDADRLPAVLEDFLAAGPPPAFVGFGSMPAGDRERLSALVVDALRRAGLRGVLQSGSAGLATDADDVLTIGDVPHELLFPRVAAVVHHAGAGTTAATLRAGVPSVPVPVMADQPFWAARLVALGAAPAAVPFRKLTAEGLAGALVRAATERPYADAARRLAARVAEEDGAGRAAEIVASLGERP from the coding sequence GTGAGGATCCTGATCACCGCGGCCGGTTCGCGCGGCGACGTCGCGCCGTACACCGGCCTCGGCGCCCGCCTGCGCGCGGACGGCCATGACGTCACCGTGGCCACGGACGAGCTCTTCGCCCCGCTGGTGCGCGCCGCCGGACTCTCGTTCCGCTCGCTCCCGGCCGACCCGCGCACCGGGGGCCAGGCCGAGGGGAAGCGCCAGCTGATGAGCGCCGCGGCCGCGTTCGCCGCCCGGCTGGGGCAGGGAATGGCGGAGGCCGTCACCGGGGCCGGGGGCGGCGCGGACCTGCTGCTGCTCTCCACCACCACCGCCCCGCTCGGCTGGCACCTGGCCGAGGCCACCGGCATCCGCAGCCTGGACGTCCACCTCACGCCCAACGCCCCCACCGGCGACTTCCCGCCCGTCGTGAGCGGCACCCGCTCGCTGGGCCGGTGGGGGAACCGGGCCGTCGGCCGGTTCTCCCTGCGGGTGACGGACCGCCTCTTCGCCGGCGCCGCCCGGACGCTGCGCGCGGAGCTCGGCCTGCCGCCGGCCGAGCAGGCCGCCGTCCGCCGCAGGCAGGAGGAGTCGGACCGGCCGGTGCTGTACGGCTTCAGCGAGGCCCTGGTCGAGCGCCCGTCGGACTGGCACCCGCGCCACACGGTGACGGGAACCTGGTGGCCGCACCGGGACGCCGACCGGCTCCCGGCCGTCCTGGAGGACTTCCTGGCCGCGGGCCCGCCCCCGGCCTTCGTCGGCTTCGGCAGCATGCCCGCCGGTGACCGCGAGCGGCTGAGCGCCCTCGTCGTGGACGCGCTGCGCCGCGCGGGCCTCCGCGGCGTCCTGCAGTCCGGCAGCGCGGGCCTGGCCACCGACGCGGACGACGTCCTGACGATCGGGGACGTGCCCCACGAGCTGCTGTTCCCGCGCGTGGCGGCCGTCGTCCACCACGCGGGCGCGGGCACCACGGCCGCCACCCTGCGCGCGGGCGTCCCGTCCGTCCCGGTCCCGGTCATGGCGGACCAGCCCTTCTGGGCCGCCCGCCTGGTCGCCCTGGGCGCCGCCCCGGCCGCCGTCCCCTTCCGGAAGCTCACGGCGGAGGGGCTGGCCGGCGCGCTGGTCCGGGCGGCGACGGAACGGCCGTACGCGGACGCGGCCCGCCGGCTGGCGGCCCGCGTCGCGGAGGAGGACGGCGCGGGCCGGGCGGCCGAGATCGTGGCGTCCCTGGGAGAACGCCCCTGA
- a CDS encoding cupin domain-containing protein, producing the protein MNDTVYVGNAGKDAALDRGWLLGHFKDVSDPRHSEAVEIKWGVHPPGDERARWVTGEARTALLVLISGRFRVELPGRSVLLSEQGDYVVWGEGVDHSWRAEEESVVLTVRWPSVPGYRVEDGDGDGDGDGDGEADGDAGGGGGAAG; encoded by the coding sequence ATGAACGACACGGTGTACGTGGGCAACGCTGGCAAGGACGCGGCCCTCGACCGGGGCTGGCTGCTCGGTCACTTCAAGGACGTCTCCGACCCCCGCCACAGCGAGGCGGTGGAGATCAAGTGGGGCGTCCACCCGCCCGGCGACGAGCGCGCCCGCTGGGTCACCGGCGAGGCCCGTACCGCCCTGCTGGTGCTCATCAGCGGCCGCTTCCGGGTGGAACTCCCCGGACGCAGCGTGCTGTTGAGCGAGCAGGGGGACTACGTGGTGTGGGGCGAGGGGGTCGACCACTCCTGGCGCGCGGAGGAGGAGTCGGTGGTGCTGACGGTGCGGTGGCCGTCCGTGCCGGGGTACCGGGTCGAGGACGGCGATGGGGATGGGGACGGGGATGGGGACGGGGAGGCGGACGGGGACGCCGGCGGGGGCGGAGGCGCCGCCGGGTGA
- a CDS encoding TetR/AcrR family transcriptional regulator encodes MSRGTRSGSDAGTDTRAKLLDAALRTLAEQGIAKVSARSIAATAGVNQALVFYHFGSVDELLSTACRHGAEQRVARYRDRLDRVRTLSELLELGRELHAVERAEGNVAVLAQLLAGAQNQPRLAPATAAGLALWIDEIERVLVRVLADTPLAGFVDSPGLARAVASAFVGLELYEGVDADGALRALDALDQLSGLVSVLEGLGPVAQRAVRARLRRGAGGRGRG; translated from the coding sequence ATGAGCCGGGGTACGAGGTCGGGCTCGGACGCGGGCACGGACACCCGCGCCAAACTGCTGGACGCCGCCCTGCGCACCCTCGCCGAACAGGGCATCGCCAAGGTCTCCGCGCGGAGCATCGCCGCCACGGCCGGAGTGAACCAGGCCCTGGTCTTCTACCACTTCGGCAGCGTCGACGAACTGCTCTCCACCGCCTGCCGGCACGGCGCCGAGCAGCGGGTCGCCCGCTACCGGGACCGGCTGGACCGGGTCCGCACCCTCTCCGAACTCCTGGAACTGGGCCGCGAACTGCACGCGGTCGAGCGCGCCGAGGGGAACGTGGCCGTCCTCGCGCAGTTGCTGGCCGGGGCGCAGAACCAGCCGCGGCTCGCCCCGGCCACCGCGGCGGGCCTCGCCCTCTGGATCGACGAGATCGAGCGGGTGCTGGTCAGGGTCCTGGCGGACACACCGCTCGCCGGTTTCGTCGACTCCCCCGGGCTGGCACGCGCGGTCGCGTCCGCCTTCGTCGGCCTGGAACTGTACGAGGGCGTGGACGCGGACGGCGCCCTGCGCGCGCTGGACGCGCTGGACCAGCTCTCCGGGCTGGTGTCCGTCCTGGAGGGCCTGGGCCCGGTCGCCCAACGGGCGGTCCGCGCCCGCTTGCGGCGCGGCGCGGGGGGCCGGGGGCGGGGGTGA
- a CDS encoding DUF4166 domain-containing protein — protein MTSIFQRALGADFDRLHPQIRRRFSVGLDSGTACVGRGTMDRVRHGRGFVRPFLALGGTRNILVPRAGRDVPFTIENVPYRDSYGRETVTFVRTFSFPGGDRRRFDATMIWSPERGCVVDYLGTHQHLATDLHFSADADGSLVIRSGEHRFREGPVDVRVPDLVAGDAVVRESYDDAAGCFRIRVAVTNRRFGPLFGYTGSFTADYADVREHGVRRGLRPVREEARV, from the coding sequence ATGACCTCGATCTTCCAGCGCGCCCTCGGGGCCGACTTCGACCGGCTCCACCCGCAGATCCGGCGGCGCTTCTCCGTGGGCCTCGACAGCGGTACGGCCTGCGTCGGGCGCGGCACGATGGACCGCGTCCGGCACGGCCGGGGGTTCGTCCGGCCGTTCCTCGCGCTGGGCGGCACCCGCAACATCCTCGTCCCGCGGGCCGGGCGCGACGTGCCGTTCACCATCGAGAACGTTCCCTACCGGGACTCGTACGGACGCGAGACCGTCACCTTCGTCCGGACCTTCTCCTTTCCCGGCGGCGACCGGCGGCGGTTCGACGCCACCATGATCTGGAGCCCCGAGCGCGGCTGCGTCGTCGACTACCTCGGCACCCACCAGCACCTCGCCACCGACCTGCACTTCTCGGCGGACGCCGACGGGTCGCTGGTCATCCGGTCCGGCGAACACCGCTTCCGCGAGGGGCCGGTGGACGTCCGCGTCCCGGACCTCGTCGCCGGCGACGCGGTGGTGCGCGAGTCGTACGACGACGCGGCGGGGTGCTTCCGGATCCGGGTGGCCGTCACCAACCGGCGGTTCGGCCCGCTCTTCGGCTACACAGGCTCCTTCACCGCGGACTACGCGGACGTACGGGAGCACGGCGTCAGACGGGGACTACGGCCGGTGCGCGAGGAGGCGCGGGTATGA
- a CDS encoding nitroreductase/quinone reductase family protein: protein MNGNPGIVNSNPFNLRVIEEFRANGGVVGGEFAGTPLLLLTTRGARSGELRTTPLVYLPDADGRPHVFALNGGAPVAPAWYHNLRARPESLRVELGGDAFPARPVEVSDPAEYDELWRRQVAAEPKFAGFRERAGRAIPVVRLERRG, encoded by the coding sequence GTGAACGGCAACCCCGGCATCGTGAACAGCAACCCCTTCAACCTGCGGGTGATCGAGGAGTTCCGCGCCAACGGGGGCGTGGTGGGCGGCGAGTTCGCCGGTACGCCGCTGCTCCTGCTCACCACCCGGGGCGCCCGCAGCGGTGAACTCCGCACCACACCCCTGGTGTACCTGCCGGACGCCGACGGCCGCCCGCACGTCTTCGCCCTCAACGGCGGCGCGCCGGTGGCCCCCGCCTGGTACCACAACCTCCGCGCCCGCCCGGAGTCGCTCCGCGTCGAGCTGGGCGGCGACGCCTTCCCCGCCCGGCCGGTGGAGGTGTCGGACCCGGCGGAGTACGACGAGCTGTGGCGGCGGCAGGTCGCGGCCGAGCCGAAGTTCGCGGGGTTCCGGGAACGGGCGGGGCGGGCGATTCCCGTGGTGCGGCTGGAGCGGCGGGGGTAG